In Bifidobacteriaceae bacterium, the genomic stretch GTCGCCGTCGCCGTTCTCGGTCGCCTGTCGCGGGCGACGGCCGAGAGCCGAACGGGAGACTCAGCGGCCAAGCGGGTCAGACGGCATCGTGCGCCGCCCCGAAACCCGGACGGTCCCAACGCGGCGAAAGGGGGAAGCCGCAACCGCCGGTCGCCGGGTATTGTGGCGCTGCCGGCTAGTCCCGCTGAAGGAGGCTTGGTGACCGAACCCAAGACCATCGCTTTGGAACACGCGCTCGCTGCGGTCCGGGCCGAAAACCAACGCCTGCGCAACCTGCTCCGCCTGACTGACGGCGCCGAGCCGCCGCCGCAACAAGCCGCGCTCGCGCTGGTCCACCCGGGCGCGCTGGACAGCCGCTCGCCCCTCCAAGCGAAAATCGCGCTGTTCGGATCCTTGTTCGCCTCGCGCCCCGACGCGTTCGCCAGGCGGTGGGACAACGGCCGCAAGCCCAAGTCCGGGTGGGGTCCGGCGGCCGCGCGCTGGTACCCCAAGGGAACCAAGCTGGAAGACAAGGAATTGTTGCCGTTGACTCCCGCCATCCTGGAAAGACATTTGCGCGGCGAGATGTACATCGGCTTATACCCGGTCCTCGTCGACGACACCTGCTGGTGGCTGGCGGCGGATTTCGACGGCGCCAGCGCCATGCTGGACGCGCACGCCTACGCCAAGGCCGCCGCTTCGCTGGGAATCCCAACGGCGCTGGAGATCTCGCATTCGGGCAAAGGCGTGCATGTGTGGATCTTCTTCAGCGAGCCCGTCCCGGCTGCCCGGGCCAGGGCACTCGGCGAGGGCTGCCTGCATCTGGCCCACGGAATCCGCGGCGCTTTGCCGCTGGGTTCGTATGACCGGCTCTTCCCCAACCAGGACACCGTCCCGCGCGGCGGCCTGGGCAACCTGATCGCCGCACCCCTGCACGGGCTTTCGCGCAAGCGCGGCACAACGGTGTTCGTCGACCCGGTGGTTTGGGAGCCGCACAAGGACCAATGGGAGTTCCTGTCGGTGCTGGACCGCGTGACGCCGGGCCAACTCGCCGCCGCGGTCAAGGCCGCGCCCGTCATAGTCGGCGAGGATGTGAAAGCGTTTCGTCCCTCGCGGGCCACGGCCATCCAGCCGCTGCCGCCGGCGCACGTCCACGCGACGCTTGGGCGCGGGCTCATTATCGCGGCGGAGGACCTGCCGCGGGGTCTGGCCGCCATCCTCCGCAACGCCGCCACCATGCGCAACCCCATGTTCTACAAGAAACAGACCATGCGCTTGCCGACCTACGGGACCCCGCGGTTCCTTCAAGGCTTCGACCTGAGCGTCGAAGGGGACGTGATTCTGCCAAGGGGGCTCACCGAGCGTGCGGCCCAACTGGTCAAGCAGGCCGGGTCGGAGCTGGTCGTGAAAGACGAGCGCCAGCGCGGAGCGGAAATTGACGTCGCGTTCTCGGGGGACCTCACCACAGTCCAGGCGGCGGCGGTCGACGCGGTCCTCGCCCATGAGGCGGGCATCCTCCAGGCCCCGACCGGCGCCGGCAAGACGGTCATGGCCTGCGCCATCATCGCCGAACGCGGGGTCAACACCCTGATCATGGTGGACAGGAAAATCCTCGCCGACCAATGGCGCGAGCGCATTCAGGCGTTCCTCGGTGTCAAACCGGGCCAAATGGGCGGCGGCCGCAAGAAGACCACCGGTGTGGTCGACATTGTGATGCTGCAATCCCTCGCGCGCCGCACCGAAGAGGAAGTCGCGGCGTTCGGCGAGCCCTACGGGCAGGTGATCGTCGACGAATGCCACCACCTGGCCGCCGGCAGCTACGAGCATTCGGTCTCCCGGATCGGCGCGACTTGGTGGCTGGGCCTCACCGCCACCCCAGAGCGCGCGGACGGCCTGGAGCAGTTGGTGACCTGGCAGTTGGGCCCCATCCGCCACGCGGTCCGCGACATCTTGCCCGCAGACGATTCCCTGACCACGCCCTATCTGGGACCCGAACGGCGATTGGTGATCCACCAGACCGCCTTCCGGGCCGCGACCGCCTACGACCCGGCCGATCCGGCCAGCCTCGCGGCCGTCTACAGGGAATTGGCCGCCGATGCCGTCCGCAACGACCAAATCGCAACGGACGTTCTGGCCGCCGTCGGCGAGGGCCGCAAGTGCTTGGTCGTCACCAAGCTCCGCGACCACGTTGACGCGTTGGCGGGCAGGGTGAGGGCGGCCGGCCACGACCCGGTCATCCTGCGCGGCGGCCTGGGCGCGAAGGAGTTGGCCGACGCCCGGAAACGCCTGGCCGCGCATCCGGCCGATCTGCCGCTGGTCGCCATCGGCACCTTGCCGTACATCGGCGAGGGGTTCGACGCCCCGGTCCTCGACACAGTCTTCCTAACCGCGCCGATCTCCTTTCCGGGCCGGCTGGTCCAGGCGATCGGCCGGATTCGGATGGGCGGCGGCAAAACGGCAGTGACGGTCCACGACTACACCGACCCGGCGGTGCCGCTGCTGGCCGCACAGTTCCGCCGCCGCCAGCCTGGCTACCGGCAACTCGGCTTCACCGAGTGGACCCGTTGACCGAATCCCCGTTGACGGAAACCTCGGCGCATGATGGCCCCCGCCGGTCGCGGGCCCCCAAGCCGCGCTTTCTGTGACGCCGGTGGAACGGGGGCGGGCCGCGGCCAGGGTTAGCGAGCAGGAGGCCGGGGATGCGGTGGCGGCGGATGCCGTCGAGGCGATCGCCCGGGTCGAGGGTCAGCCCCAGTTTCGGGTGGGAGTCCTCGATCTTGCGCGGCGGCCAGGAGCCCCTTGCCCCGAACGCGGAGCACCCGGTTCGGCAGCGGATTGGCGACTGTGCTGGCCAACTCACCGGATGCGGCGCGCTGTGGCGATCATGGTGGCCAACCTCGCGCGACGGGGTCCACCGCGACGACGGCGAACCCGCACCGCAAACGACTGAAGAAAGGGGTGACGATCCGCTTGGACGGGGACGCCGTCGGCCACTTCAAGGCGGTGGCCGCGCAAACGGGCGTCCCCTATCGGACCCTGATCAGCCTGTACCTGGCCGGCTGCGCCGCCACTGAACGCAAAAAGGCCTCGACCTGGGTGTGAGCGTTCGAACTTGTCAACCCCCTGGGCCCGGTGGTGGCACATGTCCCGGCGGGGAGAAGGTGCGGCACAGTTCGCCGAATTCGGCGTCGGCCATGGTGGCCTGGCCGATCAGGGCGCCGACGAAGGAAGTGCCGCGCAAGGACCCGAAGACGACTTTGACCGCGAGCCAGAGGCCGTGCGTGTTCCTGATGTCGGCCAGTTCGGCGGCCTTGTCGCCCATCCACGCCGCCGGCGGGCGAAGACTGAAACC encodes the following:
- a CDS encoding BrnA antitoxin family protein — encoded protein: MLANSPDAARCGDHGGQPRATGSTATTANPHRKRLKKGVTIRLDGDAVGHFKAVAAQTGVPYRTLISLYLAGCAATERKKASTWV
- a CDS encoding DEAD/DEAH box helicase, coding for MTEPKTIALEHALAAVRAENQRLRNLLRLTDGAEPPPQQAALALVHPGALDSRSPLQAKIALFGSLFASRPDAFARRWDNGRKPKSGWGPAAARWYPKGTKLEDKELLPLTPAILERHLRGEMYIGLYPVLVDDTCWWLAADFDGASAMLDAHAYAKAAASLGIPTALEISHSGKGVHVWIFFSEPVPAARARALGEGCLHLAHGIRGALPLGSYDRLFPNQDTVPRGGLGNLIAAPLHGLSRKRGTTVFVDPVVWEPHKDQWEFLSVLDRVTPGQLAAAVKAAPVIVGEDVKAFRPSRATAIQPLPPAHVHATLGRGLIIAAEDLPRGLAAILRNAATMRNPMFYKKQTMRLPTYGTPRFLQGFDLSVEGDVILPRGLTERAAQLVKQAGSELVVKDERQRGAEIDVAFSGDLTTVQAAAVDAVLAHEAGILQAPTGAGKTVMACAIIAERGVNTLIMVDRKILADQWRERIQAFLGVKPGQMGGGRKKTTGVVDIVMLQSLARRTEEEVAAFGEPYGQVIVDECHHLAAGSYEHSVSRIGATWWLGLTATPERADGLEQLVTWQLGPIRHAVRDILPADDSLTTPYLGPERRLVIHQTAFRAATAYDPADPASLAAVYRELAADAVRNDQIATDVLAAVGEGRKCLVVTKLRDHVDALAGRVRAAGHDPVILRGGLGAKELADARKRLAAHPADLPLVAIGTLPYIGEGFDAPVLDTVFLTAPISFPGRLVQAIGRIRMGGGKTAVTVHDYTDPAVPLLAAQFRRRQPGYRQLGFTEWTR